One genomic window of Halococcus salifodinae DSM 8989 includes the following:
- a CDS encoding ferritin-like domain-containing protein, with the protein MTDPSARTDGGRSRRGFMSDAALAGAGALALSATSGVAAGNDGSSDVDSSPSDVEVLNYALALEHLEAAYYNDFLAEYTESEVERSAVAEYFARPTLQYSTYQQIQDVRDHEEAHVDALRQTITDLGGTPVEPAAYEFSYGSIAEFVAIADRLEAVGVSAYAGAAPLIDS; encoded by the coding sequence ATGACCGATCCATCGGCACGAACCGACGGCGGACGCTCACGGCGAGGGTTCATGAGTGATGCGGCGCTTGCGGGTGCCGGAGCACTCGCGCTTTCGGCCACCAGTGGCGTGGCAGCGGGCAATGACGGCAGCAGCGACGTCGATTCGTCGCCGAGCGACGTGGAGGTGTTGAACTACGCGCTGGCGCTGGAACACCTCGAAGCAGCGTACTACAACGACTTCCTCGCGGAATACACCGAAAGCGAGGTCGAGCGCTCGGCGGTGGCGGAGTACTTCGCGCGGCCGACGCTTCAATATTCGACCTACCAGCAGATCCAGGACGTGCGGGACCACGAGGAGGCTCACGTCGACGCCTTGCGCCAGACGATCACCGATCTCGGCGGGACACCGGTCGAACCCGCCGCCTACGAGTTCTCGTACGGTTCCATCGCGGAGTTCGTGGCGATCGCCGATCGGCTCGAAGCCGTCGGGGTGTCGGCGTACGCGGGCGCAGCACCGCTGATCGACAGCG